A window from Solanum stenotomum isolate F172 chromosome 5, ASM1918654v1, whole genome shotgun sequence encodes these proteins:
- the LOC125864675 gene encoding probable calcium-binding protein CML36, producing MKLLKNFPKKLFNYKKTRSISRSQTSSFGSSSDSDSHPHPHRGFRKPTGSSTPTSVLPNEISAAEVGYAELIHAFHMMDTDGDGKIRKEELEAILSRVGTEPPSKEELMLLLEEVDVNGDGCISLQEFGAISSAFGPPACDSELRDAFDFFDADHDGKITADELFRVFRQIGDSRCTLEECRRMIKGVDKNGDGFVCFEDFCVMMEQQQRC from the coding sequence ATGAAGCTCCTCAAAAACTTCCCCAAAAAGCTCTTCAACTACAAAAAAACTCGTTCCATATCCAGATCTCAAACCTCATCCTTCGGATCCTCCTCCGATTCCGATTCCCATCCCCATCCCCATCGCGGGTTTAGAAAACCCACCGGATCATCCACTCCAACCAGCGTCTTACCCAACGAAATCTCCGCTGCGGAAGTAGGTTACGCTGAGCTAATCCATGCGTTTCACATGATGGACACTGACGGCGACGGTAAGATAAGGAAGGAAGAGCTGGAAGCGATTTTAAGCAGAGTCGGAACTGAACCGCCGAGTAAGGAAGAACTCATGTTGTTGCTTGAAGAAGTTGATGTAAACGGAGATGGATGTATTAGTTTACAGGAATTCGGAGCTATTAGCTCGGCGTTTGGACCGCCAGCGTGTGATTCCGAGCTGAGAGATGCTTTTGATTTCTTCGACGCCGATCACGACGGGAAGATCACGGCGGATGAGCTGTTTCGCGTGTTTAGACAGATCGGAGATTCACGGTGCACGTTAGAGGAGTGCCGGCGTATGATAAAAGGTGTGGATAAAAATGGTGATGGGTTTGTATGCTTCGAGGACTTTTGTGTTATGATGGAACAGCAGCAGAGATGTTGA